The Ornithinimicrobium faecis genome includes a window with the following:
- a CDS encoding DinB family protein, whose product MTTFNDDDLTDAEFRECDLTRARFVGVVMQDVEIDGLIRNVVINGVEVSGYVEAELDRRHPVRLLMRSGDPADLRMAHQQLRAQWAITVDRLREMPAGTEHESVNSEWSMTQTLRHLVFVHDSWFRRCCLGSTALFTPMGLGPEFVPDQQRQGLDPDAAPELAEVLAVREEQGTELARWLETVTTEDLVAPAPVPEGPGWPPYAVGKSVLECLQVVLNEEWAHHGFCVRDLDLLARVES is encoded by the coding sequence ATGACGACCTTCAACGATGATGACCTCACCGATGCCGAGTTCCGCGAGTGCGACCTGACCCGGGCTCGCTTCGTCGGGGTGGTGATGCAGGACGTGGAGATCGACGGACTGATCCGCAATGTGGTGATCAACGGTGTCGAGGTGTCCGGCTATGTCGAGGCCGAGCTCGACCGGCGTCACCCAGTGCGGCTGCTGATGCGCTCCGGCGACCCGGCCGATCTGCGGATGGCCCATCAGCAGTTGCGGGCGCAGTGGGCCATCACCGTGGACCGGCTGCGTGAGATGCCAGCCGGGACAGAGCACGAGAGCGTCAACAGTGAGTGGTCGATGACCCAGACCCTGCGCCACCTCGTGTTCGTGCACGACTCGTGGTTCCGGCGCTGCTGCCTGGGCTCGACCGCGCTGTTCACGCCGATGGGCCTTGGCCCCGAGTTTGTGCCTGACCAGCAGCGGCAGGGCCTGGACCCGGACGCGGCCCCCGAGCTCGCCGAGGTGCTGGCGGTGCGCGAGGAGCAGGGCACCGAGTTGGCACGCTGGCTGGAGACGGTGACGACCGAGGACCTCGTGGCTCCGGCCCCCGTGCCCGAGGGACCCGGATGGCCGCCGTATGCCGTGGGCAAGTCCGTCCTGGAGTGCCTGCAGGTGGTGCTCAACGAGGAGTGGGCCCACCACGGTTTCTGTGTGCGGGATCTCGACCTGCTGGCCAGGGTGGAGTCGTGA
- a CDS encoding low molecular weight protein-tyrosine-phosphatase gives MHIMTVCLGNICRSPAAEAVLIRKLEQAGVDDVTVSSAGTADYHVGTGPHELSVEEGEGRGYAFTTVAAQFVADDFEAADLILAMDSSNEDNILALVRRPEDAAKVVRLGAFASDATDGVRDIPDPWGLPRDAYTRMYDQIEDAVDGLVSTIQDGNVEEIVSAQHALR, from the coding sequence ATGCACATCATGACCGTCTGTCTGGGCAACATCTGCCGCTCCCCCGCCGCTGAGGCGGTGCTCATCCGCAAGCTCGAGCAGGCCGGCGTGGACGACGTCACGGTGTCCTCCGCCGGCACGGCGGACTATCACGTGGGCACGGGACCGCACGAGCTCTCGGTCGAGGAGGGTGAGGGGCGCGGATATGCCTTCACCACAGTTGCGGCGCAGTTCGTGGCCGACGACTTCGAGGCGGCCGACCTGATCCTCGCGATGGACAGCAGCAACGAGGACAACATCCTCGCCCTGGTCCGACGCCCCGAGGACGCGGCCAAGGTGGTGCGCCTCGGTGCCTTCGCCAGTGATGCCACCGACGGGGTGCGCGACATCCCCGACCCGTGGGGGCTACCGCGCGACGCCTACACCCGGATGTATGACCAGATCGAGGACGCCGTCGACGGGCTCGTCTCCACGATCCAGGACGGCAACGTCGAGGAGATCGTCTCAGCACAGCACGCCCTGCGCTGA
- a CDS encoding fructosamine kinase family protein: MAITGTTSRTTTEGWDAFVKELDDAPPLFFDREAVGLRALAAAGARVPEVLAVDHRSLALSWIEQGGAGRTDRTDTEERFGRELAALHGTTGARWGAVDGEPTAYLGACPIDLTPSETWHESWVQRRLVPLAREAADAGRLDPGAVTLAEQIRPEHLGPQEQPTLVHGDLWAGNRLVDGEGQSWLIDPCAHYGHREVDLAMMRLFGGFGEGAFAAYAEASPLADGWAQRVAVYQAVPLLVHAILFGGGYAAQSAEALRLASR; this comes from the coding sequence ATGGCCATCACCGGCACGACCTCACGCACGACGACAGAAGGTTGGGACGCCTTCGTCAAGGAGCTCGACGACGCGCCTCCCTTGTTCTTCGACCGGGAGGCAGTCGGGCTGCGAGCGCTCGCGGCGGCAGGTGCGCGGGTGCCGGAGGTGCTTGCCGTCGATCACCGCAGTCTCGCGCTCAGCTGGATCGAGCAGGGCGGGGCTGGCCGCACCGACCGCACCGACACCGAGGAGCGCTTCGGCCGGGAGCTCGCCGCACTCCACGGGACCACCGGCGCACGGTGGGGGGCCGTGGACGGTGAGCCCACGGCATACCTCGGTGCGTGTCCCATCGACCTCACGCCCTCCGAGACGTGGCACGAGTCCTGGGTGCAGCGGCGCCTCGTGCCGCTGGCCCGGGAGGCAGCTGACGCCGGCCGTCTCGACCCCGGCGCGGTGACTCTCGCTGAGCAGATCAGGCCAGAGCACCTCGGCCCGCAGGAGCAGCCGACGCTCGTGCACGGTGACCTCTGGGCTGGCAACCGACTGGTCGACGGCGAGGGGCAGAGTTGGCTGATCGATCCGTGCGCGCACTATGGGCACCGCGAGGTCGACCTGGCGATGATGCGGCTCTTCGGCGGCTTCGGTGAGGGGGCGTTTGCCGCGTATGCCGAGGCGTCGCCACTCGCGGACGGGTGGGCACAGCGCGTGGCGGTCTATCAGGCGGTGCCGCTGCTGGTGCACGCGATCCTGTTCGGCGGAGGGTATGCCGCCCAGTCGGCGGAGGCCCTGCGGCTCGCCTCCCGTTGA
- a CDS encoding ATP-binding protein — protein MAARDQRTPDTGPRPTISFGVLGPLSLLAADGADITPTGSVQRLLLATLLTRANRPVTVDTLLEVLWPDDTSGRGRDKLHLTVHRVRALLASPDRIALTAAGYQIRVEDGELDLARFDALASRLLVDDPPPAEAATLALEALSLWRGETAFEGVEHIATAPEAERCAARRRWFHEVWCGAELARGRHGAVLPELEALAAAHPLHEQFQVLLMRALQADGRRGDALAVYRRTRVALRDELGVDPGVELEQQMAQVHAGTGPAAVDDRGRSPAELPPAPTGLTDREGELDAIDATLSGQARTCVVTGMPGVGKTALVLAWSHARRDDYPDGQLFVDLRGFGDGPPTSPAEALATCLKSLGLPPSRLPEGVEDRASLFRSVVSERRVLVVLDNAVSAEQVRPLLPAGSHCTVLVTSREMLQGLGARDGAGSVRLAPLSETGSTVLLRELIGPRAAADEASVVALARLCGHLPLALRIAALQVELRSHQGLPELVAEMVDDQHRLDLLDVGDGETDIRAVLAWSCQELPEETARVFRALGMMPGRDADEETLAAWRGQEPRAQRRHLDALVRAHLLERDETGRLRQHELVRAYAAEQGRLACESGEVEAAHARVLDFYARKSAAVGDPLELDTAWSWFEQEWGNVLLAVDTADASAADSVLALARAFGAFLRVSGQHEAGLRLHARQLELARETGDLRAEHAARLSLGNLRMRLGDQVGAESDYRAALAHTDRVGDPLLRAASLTNLGGLLTDTGDLEQAEAALSEAVEIFGHHDDARGVSVGLSRLGDCKLLVHDPGGAADHFEEALRICDESGVEIVRSEACVGLAHAAIAQGDLSRAERWAQQAIALMERHPGSEDEPLALGVLAAVRLAQDRRPEAEDLVGRALERAHRLGAIDVTMWVLRGYLVAAPLGVEALRQEAIEFARKHGFRGIAAELDSAEAIPVPGGPR, from the coding sequence GTGGCGGCGAGAGACCAGCGCACGCCCGACACGGGCCCGCGGCCCACGATCTCCTTCGGTGTCCTGGGGCCGCTGTCGCTGCTGGCGGCCGACGGCGCCGACATCACGCCCACCGGCTCGGTGCAGCGGCTGCTGCTGGCCACCCTGCTGACTCGGGCCAACCGCCCGGTGACGGTCGACACCCTCCTTGAGGTCCTCTGGCCCGACGACACGTCCGGCCGGGGGCGCGACAAGCTGCACCTCACCGTGCACCGCGTGCGGGCCCTGCTGGCCAGCCCGGACCGCATCGCCCTCACCGCAGCGGGCTATCAGATCAGGGTCGAGGATGGCGAGCTCGACCTGGCGAGGTTCGACGCGCTGGCCTCGAGACTCCTCGTCGACGATCCGCCACCAGCAGAGGCCGCGACCCTCGCGCTGGAGGCGCTCTCCCTGTGGCGGGGCGAGACGGCCTTCGAGGGTGTCGAGCACATCGCGACCGCACCCGAGGCAGAGCGGTGCGCCGCCCGGCGCCGCTGGTTCCACGAGGTGTGGTGCGGGGCCGAGCTCGCTCGGGGTCGCCACGGAGCAGTCCTGCCAGAGCTGGAGGCCCTCGCTGCGGCCCACCCGCTGCACGAACAGTTCCAGGTGCTGCTGATGCGCGCGCTGCAGGCCGACGGACGCAGGGGGGACGCCCTGGCGGTGTATCGGCGCACCCGGGTCGCTCTGCGGGACGAGCTCGGTGTGGATCCTGGCGTCGAGCTGGAGCAGCAGATGGCCCAGGTCCATGCCGGGACAGGACCTGCAGCCGTCGATGACAGAGGACGCTCACCGGCCGAACTGCCACCGGCGCCGACCGGTCTGACGGATCGTGAGGGTGAGCTCGACGCCATCGACGCGACACTGTCCGGCCAGGCCCGGACGTGTGTGGTCACGGGCATGCCGGGTGTCGGCAAGACGGCCCTCGTCCTGGCGTGGTCACACGCGAGGCGTGATGACTATCCCGACGGTCAACTGTTCGTGGACCTGCGCGGTTTCGGCGACGGGCCACCGACCAGTCCGGCGGAAGCCCTGGCAACCTGTCTGAAGTCGCTCGGTCTGCCTCCCTCCCGTCTGCCCGAGGGAGTGGAGGATCGGGCGAGCCTGTTCCGCAGTGTCGTCTCGGAGCGCCGGGTGCTGGTGGTGCTGGACAACGCGGTCTCCGCCGAGCAGGTCCGCCCCCTGTTGCCCGCAGGCTCGCACTGCACGGTGCTGGTGACGAGCCGCGAGATGCTGCAGGGGCTCGGCGCCCGCGACGGGGCGGGGTCGGTCCGCCTGGCGCCGTTGTCCGAGACCGGCTCCACCGTGCTGCTGCGCGAGCTGATCGGGCCGCGAGCAGCAGCTGACGAGGCCAGTGTTGTCGCTCTCGCGCGACTGTGCGGGCACCTGCCGCTGGCTCTGCGGATCGCCGCGCTGCAGGTGGAGCTCCGGTCTCACCAGGGCCTGCCCGAGCTCGTCGCTGAGATGGTCGACGACCAGCACCGCCTCGATCTCCTGGACGTCGGCGATGGGGAGACTGACATCCGGGCTGTGTTGGCCTGGTCGTGTCAGGAGCTCCCCGAGGAGACCGCCCGCGTCTTTCGTGCCCTGGGGATGATGCCCGGCCGCGACGCCGACGAGGAGACGCTCGCCGCCTGGCGTGGCCAGGAGCCGCGCGCACAGCGCCGACACCTCGACGCGCTGGTCCGCGCACACCTGCTGGAGCGTGATGAGACGGGACGACTGCGACAGCACGAGCTCGTGCGGGCGTATGCCGCGGAGCAGGGACGGCTCGCCTGCGAGTCCGGGGAGGTTGAGGCTGCGCACGCTCGGGTGCTGGACTTCTATGCCCGCAAGTCCGCGGCGGTGGGTGACCCGCTCGAGCTGGACACTGCCTGGTCCTGGTTCGAGCAGGAGTGGGGCAACGTGCTGCTGGCCGTTGACACCGCTGATGCCTCGGCAGCGGACTCGGTGTTGGCGCTGGCTCGGGCCTTCGGCGCCTTCCTGCGAGTCAGTGGGCAGCACGAGGCTGGCCTGCGACTGCACGCTCGCCAGCTCGAATTGGCGCGAGAGACGGGTGACCTGCGGGCGGAGCATGCCGCGCGGCTGTCCCTGGGGAACCTCAGGATGCGACTCGGTGACCAGGTGGGGGCCGAGTCCGACTATCGCGCAGCGCTGGCACACACGGACCGGGTCGGCGACCCGCTCCTACGGGCAGCGTCGCTCACGAACCTCGGCGGACTCCTGACGGACACGGGCGATCTGGAGCAGGCGGAGGCCGCCCTGTCAGAGGCGGTCGAGATCTTTGGCCACCACGACGACGCCCGCGGGGTCAGCGTCGGTCTGAGCCGGTTGGGTGACTGCAAACTGCTCGTCCACGATCCGGGCGGGGCGGCTGATCACTTCGAGGAGGCCCTGCGGATCTGTGACGAGTCGGGGGTGGAGATCGTGCGCAGCGAGGCGTGCGTGGGTCTGGCCCACGCGGCCATCGCGCAGGGTGACCTCTCGCGAGCCGAGCGGTGGGCACAACAGGCCATCGCGCTCATGGAGCGGCACCCGGGGTCGGAGGACGAGCCGCTCGCGCTGGGCGTCCTGGCCGCAGTCCGCCTGGCCCAGGATCGTCGCCCGGAGGCGGAGGACCTGGTCGGCCGGGCGCTGGAGCGGGCCCACCGACTCGGGGCCATCGACGTCACGATGTGGGTGCTGCGCGGCTATCTGGTCGCGGCGCCACTGGGGGTGGAGGCGTTGCGGCAGGAGGCGATCGAGTTCGCCCGCAAGCACGGCTTCCGGGGCATCGCGGCCGAGTTGGACAGCGCGGAGGCGATCCCGGTCCCGGGGGGACCCAGGTGA
- a CDS encoding addiction module protein, which produces MEAGIEEITQLALTLPVNERAEVASQLLASLDEPSDPAEIHRRWTTEITRRVDDVVTGRVQGVPRDEVRKLLAADRAARQV; this is translated from the coding sequence ATGGAAGCCGGAATCGAAGAGATCACGCAGTTGGCGTTGACACTCCCGGTGAATGAGCGTGCCGAGGTGGCCAGCCAGTTGCTGGCCAGCCTGGATGAGCCGTCTGATCCTGCCGAAATCCATCGACGGTGGACGACCGAGATCACGCGGCGCGTCGACGACGTCGTCACGGGACGGGTGCAGGGCGTTCCTCGAGACGAGGTCAGGAAACTACTCGCGGCAGATCGCGCCGCGAGGCAGGTTTGA
- a CDS encoding ABC transporter permease encodes MRVFLAGWQMQLWSMRGNPDWFLTLILAPLQTVVFVTIFQHAGRGDLTSYGVLAPALIALWGLSLQTSGELITRERENGSLEGLLAAPGRFDVVMLGRISAVTSLALLAFVECWLTGWWLTGELLTITHPVVFALTVVVSAVAMTGWAGVMASVFVLARSARTFQNSLSYPFYVLGGVLVPVALLPDWLQPLSRVVFLSWSSDLFRDSLTTDRVEDLVVRVLVIVVLGAVGFALSHHLLHRALRRVRTTGSLAHA; translated from the coding sequence ATGCGCGTCTTCCTCGCGGGGTGGCAGATGCAGCTGTGGAGCATGCGCGGCAACCCCGACTGGTTCCTCACCCTCATCCTGGCGCCACTGCAGACGGTCGTCTTTGTCACGATCTTCCAGCACGCTGGCCGCGGCGACCTCACGTCCTATGGCGTCCTGGCACCCGCCCTCATCGCGCTGTGGGGACTGTCCCTGCAGACCTCCGGCGAGCTCATCACGCGGGAGCGGGAGAACGGCTCGCTCGAGGGGTTGCTCGCGGCCCCGGGGCGCTTCGACGTGGTCATGCTCGGGCGGATCAGCGCCGTCACCTCGCTCGCCCTGCTGGCGTTCGTCGAGTGCTGGCTGACCGGTTGGTGGCTCACCGGCGAGCTGCTGACGATCACGCACCCGGTCGTCTTTGCGTTGACCGTGGTGGTCAGTGCGGTCGCGATGACCGGATGGGCGGGGGTGATGGCCTCGGTGTTCGTGCTCGCCCGGTCGGCACGCACCTTCCAGAACTCCCTGAGCTATCCGTTCTATGTGCTCGGCGGGGTCCTCGTCCCGGTGGCGCTGCTGCCCGACTGGCTGCAGCCGCTGAGTCGGGTGGTGTTCCTGTCGTGGTCCTCCGACCTGTTCCGGGACAGCCTGACCACGGACCGTGTCGAGGACCTGGTGGTCCGGGTCCTGGTGATCGTGGTGCTGGGAGCGGTCGGCTTCGCTCTCAGCCACCACCTCTTGCACCGGGCACTGCGCCGCGTGCGCACCACCGGGAGCCTGGCCCATGCCTGA
- a CDS encoding SRPBCC family protein, giving the protein MTQPTEEQHVVSARREVAASATAIFDLIADPAQQPTWDGNDNLAHAAPGQRVHAAGDMFVMSLTNGKDRENHVVEFEEGRLIAWLPASPGEEPAGHVWRWELEPIDASRTSVTHTYDWSNLTDENRLARARATTVESLEASLSRLALRAEGSAD; this is encoded by the coding sequence ATGACACAGCCCACTGAGGAACAGCACGTGGTGTCCGCTCGGCGCGAGGTCGCGGCCAGCGCAACGGCGATCTTCGACCTCATCGCCGACCCAGCTCAACAGCCGACCTGGGATGGCAACGACAACCTGGCGCACGCTGCCCCCGGGCAACGAGTGCACGCCGCCGGTGACATGTTCGTCATGAGTCTGACCAACGGCAAGGACCGTGAGAATCACGTCGTGGAGTTCGAGGAGGGTCGCCTCATCGCCTGGCTGCCAGCCAGTCCCGGCGAGGAGCCGGCAGGACACGTGTGGCGTTGGGAGCTAGAGCCCATCGACGCCTCCCGCACGTCGGTGACGCACACCTACGACTGGAGCAACCTCACGGACGAGAACCGCCTGGCCCGCGCACGGGCGACCACCGTTGAGTCGCTCGAGGCGTCACTGAGTCGGCTCGCTCTCCGCGCGGAGGGCAGCGCGGACTGA
- a CDS encoding ABC transporter permease: MPEPTMHASSGRVSSGRVSTARVITAAARGALADLRTIYTPFTWTVGWLGRIIMQVIFFALIGTLLGSREAVIYLFVGQAVMATVTECFMAIPSTTWERRTGTLALLTAAPGPLWPVFVGRSLQWLPSGVATGSIVLLAVGPFFGVTWSLGAGLLLVPALAVVAVSMYAVALTLAAVVLRGPRWRNVVSNLSVLVVMLLSGATVPVTTWPNWLQALAQVLPVTHGLEAIRVLEVDGVVREVWPPLGLALVLGAGWFVVAGCAFTLFGEAGRRDGTIDFAE, from the coding sequence ATGCCTGAGCCCACGATGCACGCCAGCAGTGGTCGGGTCAGCAGTGGTCGGGTGAGCACAGCACGCGTCATCACTGCGGCGGCGCGTGGTGCGTTGGCGGACCTGCGCACGATCTACACCCCGTTCACCTGGACCGTCGGGTGGCTGGGCAGGATCATCATGCAGGTCATCTTCTTCGCGCTGATCGGCACGCTGCTCGGCAGCCGGGAAGCCGTGATCTATCTGTTCGTCGGTCAGGCCGTGATGGCGACGGTGACCGAGTGCTTCATGGCCATCCCGTCGACGACCTGGGAGCGGCGCACCGGCACACTGGCCCTGCTCACGGCGGCACCGGGTCCCCTGTGGCCGGTGTTCGTCGGCCGGTCCCTGCAGTGGCTGCCGAGCGGTGTCGCGACCGGCTCCATCGTCCTTCTCGCCGTGGGGCCGTTCTTCGGCGTGACCTGGTCACTCGGTGCAGGGTTGCTATTGGTGCCGGCCCTCGCCGTGGTTGCGGTCTCGATGTATGCCGTCGCCCTCACCCTGGCAGCGGTCGTCCTGCGCGGCCCGCGCTGGCGCAACGTGGTCTCCAACCTCTCGGTCCTCGTCGTGATGCTCCTGAGCGGGGCGACCGTGCCGGTCACGACCTGGCCGAACTGGCTCCAGGCGCTGGCCCAGGTGCTCCCGGTCACCCACGGGCTCGAGGCGATCCGCGTGCTCGAGGTTGACGGTGTCGTCAGGGAGGTCTGGCCGCCCCTGGGGCTGGCACTGGTCCTGGGCGCGGGGTGGTTCGTCGTCGCTGGCTGCGCCTTCACTCTGTTCGGAGAGGCGGGGCGCCGCGACGGGACGATCGACTTCGCGGAGTAA
- the surE gene encoding 5'/3'-nucleotidase SurE: MRVLITNDDGIDSPGLAVLANVAHAAGHDVVVAAPAQEYSGASASLIGQQSDGRLELVPGTPPGLVSGVEAFGVRAAPALIAFAASYGAFGDRPDLLLSGINLGANTGHATLHSGTVGAALSAVTQGIPALAVSMASADPVHWDTAEDVCRVALEWLTENLPSGRVLNVNVPDISQDRLRGLRSARLADFGAVQAAVKERGEGWVQITYEEIEAEHEPGTDAYLLEHGWATASLLRPPAHDPSDPAPPEFTTAAADHEGEAVAVSRGRTMSSGPEPTDA; the protein is encoded by the coding sequence ATGCGGGTGCTGATCACCAATGACGACGGCATCGACTCACCAGGGCTGGCGGTGCTGGCCAACGTCGCGCACGCCGCCGGTCACGACGTGGTGGTCGCTGCTCCGGCCCAGGAATACTCCGGCGCCTCGGCCTCGCTGATCGGGCAGCAGAGCGACGGACGACTCGAGCTGGTGCCCGGCACACCGCCGGGCCTGGTGTCGGGTGTGGAGGCCTTCGGCGTCCGGGCTGCCCCGGCCCTGATCGCCTTCGCGGCCAGTTATGGCGCCTTCGGTGACCGCCCCGATCTGCTGCTGTCCGGCATCAACCTTGGTGCCAACACCGGCCACGCGACCCTGCACTCGGGCACCGTCGGTGCGGCTCTTTCCGCCGTCACCCAGGGCATCCCGGCGCTCGCGGTGTCGATGGCGTCGGCAGATCCCGTGCACTGGGACACGGCAGAGGACGTATGCCGAGTGGCCCTGGAGTGGTTGACCGAGAACCTCCCCAGTGGTCGGGTGCTAAACGTCAACGTGCCCGACATCAGCCAGGATCGCCTGCGCGGTCTGCGCTCGGCCCGGCTCGCAGATTTTGGGGCCGTGCAGGCCGCGGTGAAGGAGCGCGGCGAGGGCTGGGTGCAGATCACCTATGAGGAGATCGAGGCGGAGCACGAGCCGGGCACCGACGCCTACCTGCTGGAGCATGGCTGGGCCACGGCCTCACTCCTGCGGCCACCGGCCCACGACCCATCCGACCCGGCACCACCCGAGTTCACCACCGCCGCAGCCGATCACGAGGGGGAGGCCGTGGCGGTCAGCCGGGGTCGGACCATGTCCTCCGGGCCGGAGCCGACGGACGCCTGA
- a CDS encoding RidA family protein: MPSSVQLIRSPNLSSVAEYAYAATAPKDARLIFLAGACPLQEDGTIAPVDDFAGQAAVCLANMQEALAAAGATIQDVISTRVLVASSRQEDLVTAWQVVRDTFGDHDVPSTLLGVTVLGYTGQLVEIEAVAAVVD, translated from the coding sequence ATGCCGAGCTCTGTCCAGTTGATCCGCTCCCCCAACCTGTCCAGCGTTGCCGAATACGCCTACGCCGCAACCGCGCCCAAGGACGCGCGGTTGATCTTCCTCGCCGGCGCCTGCCCGTTGCAGGAGGACGGCACGATCGCGCCGGTCGATGATTTCGCCGGCCAGGCTGCGGTCTGTCTCGCGAACATGCAGGAGGCGCTGGCAGCCGCTGGTGCCACCATCCAGGACGTGATCAGCACCCGAGTCCTGGTGGCGTCATCGCGGCAGGAGGACCTGGTCACCGCCTGGCAGGTGGTGCGTGACACGTTCGGCGACCATGACGTCCCGAGCACCCTGCTGGGGGTCACGGTCCTGGGCTACACCGGCCAACTCGTGGAGATCGAAGCGGTCGCGGCCGTTGTCGACTGA
- a CDS encoding MaoC family dehydratase, whose translation MTTDPWSTTKSLREDFETPRSDRWFEDYTVGDVREYGSIALSEEEIVEFALTYDPQRMHIDPQWAATGPFNGLIASGIQTIGVFMRLYADHYLTTSGSLASPGADEVRWTKPVRPGDALRLRAETLETRLSRSKPDRGLIVTKCELLNQHDEVVLSQTVMNLVAVRPTA comes from the coding sequence ATGACGACTGATCCGTGGAGCACGACCAAGTCCCTGCGCGAGGACTTCGAGACGCCTCGCTCTGACCGTTGGTTCGAGGACTACACGGTGGGGGACGTGCGCGAATACGGCTCGATCGCGCTGAGCGAGGAGGAGATCGTCGAGTTCGCGCTCACCTATGACCCCCAGCGCATGCACATCGACCCGCAGTGGGCTGCCACCGGACCGTTCAACGGATTGATCGCCAGCGGCATCCAGACCATCGGGGTCTTCATGCGGCTCTATGCCGATCACTACCTGACCACGAGTGGGTCGCTCGCGTCACCCGGGGCTGATGAGGTGCGGTGGACCAAGCCGGTCCGTCCGGGCGATGCGCTGCGGCTGCGGGCCGAGACCCTCGAGACGAGGCTGTCGCGCTCCAAGCCCGACCGCGGGCTGATCGTCACGAAGTGCGAGCTGCTCAACCAGCACGACGAGGTCGTGCTGTCGCAGACCGTGATGAATCTCGTGGCGGTGCGCCCAACGGCCTGA
- a CDS encoding exodeoxyribonuclease III: MLRIASLNINGIRAGHRRGFGDWLATRGCDVVALQEVRAPLDKLPESAFGDFHVSYEPGQLAGRNGVAVLTRERPVAVRTWDAEVLVRALGEDHLHTEPAPDEVPLARGLGRHAHEGRYVEVDLAEAPITVASLYLPKGGLPAHLQKPGRMREEPDGGARYERKMRFMAAFARQLSRTRRAAAARGREFLLMGDLNVAHTRLDVAAWRRSQRAEGFLPEEREWLDAQLSPRTLVDVVRAVHPETEGPYTWWSWLGQAYARDAGWRIDYHLATPRLARTAVAAVVDREHHGVRLSDHSPVVVDYDFGS, from the coding sequence GTGCTGCGCATCGCATCCCTCAACATCAACGGCATCCGGGCCGGCCACCGCCGCGGCTTCGGTGACTGGCTGGCGACCCGCGGCTGCGACGTGGTCGCACTGCAGGAGGTGCGGGCTCCGCTGGATAAGTTGCCGGAGAGCGCTTTTGGGGACTTTCACGTGTCCTACGAGCCGGGGCAGCTCGCGGGCCGCAACGGCGTCGCGGTGCTCACCCGCGAACGGCCGGTGGCGGTGCGCACGTGGGACGCCGAGGTGCTGGTGCGGGCACTGGGGGAGGACCACCTGCACACCGAGCCGGCGCCGGACGAGGTCCCGCTCGCGCGCGGTCTGGGCCGGCACGCCCATGAGGGTCGCTATGTCGAGGTGGACCTGGCGGAGGCGCCGATCACCGTCGCCAGCCTCTATCTGCCCAAGGGCGGACTGCCCGCTCACCTGCAAAAGCCCGGCAGGATGCGCGAGGAACCCGATGGTGGCGCGCGCTATGAGCGCAAGATGCGGTTCATGGCGGCCTTCGCCCGACAGCTCTCGCGGACCCGGCGGGCAGCGGCGGCGCGGGGTCGAGAGTTCCTGCTGATGGGCGATCTCAACGTCGCCCACACCAGGCTGGATGTCGCCGCCTGGCGGCGCAGTCAGCGGGCGGAGGGCTTCCTGCCCGAGGAGCGGGAATGGCTCGACGCCCAGCTGTCCCCACGCACCCTGGTCGACGTGGTCCGTGCGGTGCATCCGGAGACCGAGGGGCCCTACACCTGGTGGTCCTGGCTCGGGCAGGCGTACGCACGCGATGCCGGCTGGCGCATCGACTACCACCTGGCCACGCCGCGGCTCGCGCGCACGGCAGTCGCTGCGGTAGTCGACCGAGAGCACCACGGTGTGCGGCTGTCGGACCACTCGCCGGTGGTGGTGGACTACGACTTCGGGAGCTGA
- a CDS encoding GNAT family N-acetyltransferase, with translation MNEPAQISTPPEVTLRAIRSSEWRQARDLRLRALQDEDAGIAFFATHDEAVARTDDQWRRIAEEAAIDAGPRPTVRQFVAIDPAGHWVGTVTVRLAQRGSPDFGGGLVAADQGMLLAVWIDPLLRGRGLLTDLIDLAASWVTEQDAHTLGLWVHEDNARARRAYAAAGFEPTGRRVVDRIGPEIELSRQL, from the coding sequence ATGAACGAGCCTGCCCAGATCTCGACACCACCGGAGGTCACGCTGCGTGCCATCCGATCGAGCGAGTGGCGCCAGGCACGTGATCTGCGGTTGCGTGCGCTCCAGGATGAGGATGCGGGGATCGCGTTCTTCGCCACCCACGACGAAGCGGTCGCCCGGACGGACGATCAATGGCGCCGCATTGCTGAGGAGGCCGCCATCGATGCCGGGCCGCGCCCGACCGTGCGCCAGTTCGTGGCCATTGATCCGGCCGGTCACTGGGTTGGCACGGTGACAGTGCGCCTCGCGCAGAGGGGTTCACCCGACTTCGGTGGTGGTCTGGTCGCTGCGGACCAGGGCATGCTCCTGGCGGTCTGGATCGATCCTCTGCTCCGCGGGCGCGGCCTGCTGACTGACCTGATCGACCTGGCAGCATCCTGGGTCACCGAGCAGGACGCTCACACCCTCGGGTTGTGGGTGCACGAGGACAACGCTCGCGCTCGACGTGCCTATGCAGCAGCAGGATTCGAGCCGACAGGGCGCCGAGTTGTCGACCGCATCGGGCCGGAGATCGAGCTGTCCCGACAGCTCTGA